Proteins from a single region of Streptomyces spectabilis:
- the prfB gene encoding peptide chain release factor 2, giving the protein MAVVDVSEELKSLSSTMESIEAVLDLDKLRADIAVLEEQAAAPSLWDDPDEAQKITSKLSHLQAEVRKAETLRGRIDDLGVLFEMAEEEDDPDTRAEAESELTAVKKALDEMEVRTLLSGEYDSREAVVTIRAEAGGVDASDFAEKLQRMYLRWAERHGYKTELYETSYAEEAGIKSTTFAVQAPYAYGTLSVEQGTHRLVRISPFDNQGRRQTSFAGVEILPVVEQTDHIEIDESELRVDVYRSSGPGGQGVNTTDSAVRLTHLPTGIVVSCQNERSQIQNKATAMNVLQAKLLERRRQEEQEKMNALKGDGGNSWGNQMRSYVLHPYQMVKDLRTEHEVGNPEAVFNGEIDGFLEAGIRWRKQQEK; this is encoded by the coding sequence GTGGCAGTCGTCGACGTATCCGAAGAGCTCAAGTCCCTCTCCTCGACCATGGAGTCGATCGAGGCCGTCCTGGACCTCGACAAGCTGAGGGCAGACATCGCCGTGCTCGAGGAGCAGGCGGCCGCGCCGTCCCTCTGGGACGACCCGGACGAAGCGCAGAAGATCACCAGCAAGCTGAGCCACCTCCAGGCGGAGGTGCGCAAGGCGGAGACCCTGCGCGGGCGCATCGACGACCTGGGCGTGCTCTTCGAGATGGCCGAGGAGGAGGACGACCCGGACACCCGCGCGGAGGCCGAGTCGGAGCTCACGGCGGTCAAGAAGGCGCTGGACGAGATGGAGGTCCGCACCCTCCTCTCCGGTGAGTACGACTCGCGCGAGGCCGTCGTGACCATCCGCGCGGAGGCCGGCGGCGTCGACGCCTCCGACTTCGCCGAGAAGCTCCAGCGCATGTACCTGCGCTGGGCGGAGCGCCACGGCTACAAGACGGAGCTGTACGAGACGTCGTACGCGGAAGAGGCCGGCATCAAGTCGACCACCTTCGCGGTCCAGGCGCCGTACGCGTACGGCACGCTCTCCGTGGAGCAGGGCACGCACCGCCTGGTGCGCATCTCGCCGTTCGACAACCAGGGCCGCCGTCAGACGTCCTTCGCGGGCGTCGAGATCCTGCCCGTGGTCGAGCAGACCGACCACATCGAGATCGACGAGAGCGAGCTGCGCGTCGACGTGTACCGCTCCTCGGGCCCCGGCGGCCAGGGCGTCAACACGACGGACTCCGCGGTCCGCCTGACCCACCTCCCCACCGGCATCGTCGTCTCCTGTCAGAACGAGCGCTCGCAGATCCAGAACAAGGCGACCGCGATGAACGTCCTCCAGGCGAAGCTGCTCGAGCGCCGCCGCCAGGAGGAGCAGGAGAAGATGAACGCCCTCAAGGGCGATGGCGGAAACTCCTGGGGCAACCAGATGCGTTCGTACGTCCTGCACCCGTACCAGATGGTGAAGGACCTGCGTACGGAGCACGAAGTCGGTAACCCGGAAGCGGTGTTCAACGGCGAGATCGACGGCTTCCTTGAGGCCGGAATTCGCTGGCGCAAGCAGCAGGAGAAGTAA
- a CDS encoding serine/threonine-protein kinase, which produces MRPVGSKYLLEEPLGRGATGTVWRARQRETAGAEAAVPGQPGETVAIKVLKEELANDADVVMRFLRERSVLLRLTHPNIVRTRDLVVEGDLLALVMDLIEGPDLHKYLRENGPFTPAAAALLTAQIADALAASHADGVVHRDLKPANVLVKQDANGMHPMLTDFGIARLADSPGLTRTQEFVGTPAYVAPESAEGRPQTSAVDIYGAGILLYELVTGRPPFAGGSALEVLHQHLSAEPRRPSTVPDPLWTVIERCLSKDPDRRPSAENLARALRTVADGIGVHASAAQIAAAEGVAALLAPDPAPAPVPDSPGAADPTQVLPHTGAPGGFDPAAATSVMPHTGGPQGADPTAVMPPVGPGQGPDDPHPWQSQMRAARDRNDQTQVQHLDPSQDPLRRRPQRQVARPQQQRPPQPQPYAPQHQPQPYPPQQQYAPQHQPQPYAPQQPQPYAPPAPQQPQPPQPEPPRQRRQRGANPTKIPGLGCLKGCLVVLVILFVASWLVWELSPIQDWIGTTKGYWDQLQDVWNKVSEWSSKING; this is translated from the coding sequence GTGCGGCCGGTAGGCAGCAAGTACCTGCTCGAGGAGCCGCTCGGGCGCGGCGCCACGGGCACCGTCTGGCGAGCCCGCCAGCGGGAGACCGCGGGTGCCGAGGCGGCCGTGCCCGGCCAGCCCGGCGAGACCGTCGCGATCAAGGTCCTCAAGGAGGAGCTCGCGAACGACGCGGACGTCGTGATGCGCTTCCTCAGGGAGCGCTCCGTCCTGCTCCGCCTGACGCACCCGAACATCGTCCGCACCCGCGACCTCGTCGTCGAGGGCGATCTGCTCGCCCTGGTCATGGACCTGATCGAGGGTCCGGACCTGCACAAGTACCTGCGCGAGAACGGCCCGTTCACCCCGGCCGCCGCCGCCCTGCTCACCGCGCAGATCGCCGACGCGCTGGCCGCGAGCCACGCCGACGGCGTGGTCCACCGCGACCTCAAGCCCGCGAACGTCCTGGTCAAGCAGGACGCCAACGGCATGCACCCGATGCTCACGGACTTCGGCATCGCCCGCCTCGCCGACTCCCCGGGCCTCACCCGCACCCAGGAGTTCGTCGGCACGCCCGCGTACGTCGCGCCCGAGTCCGCCGAGGGCCGCCCGCAGACCAGCGCGGTCGACATCTACGGGGCCGGCATCCTGCTGTACGAGCTGGTCACCGGCCGCCCGCCGTTCGCCGGCGGCTCCGCTCTCGAAGTCCTGCACCAGCACCTGAGCGCCGAGCCGCGCCGCCCCTCCACCGTCCCCGACCCCCTGTGGACGGTCATCGAGCGCTGCCTGAGCAAGGACCCGGACCGCCGCCCCAGCGCCGAGAACCTGGCGCGCGCCCTGCGCACCGTCGCCGACGGCATCGGCGTGCACGCCTCCGCCGCGCAGATCGCCGCCGCCGAGGGCGTCGCCGCGCTGCTCGCGCCCGACCCGGCGCCCGCGCCGGTGCCGGACAGCCCCGGCGCGGCCGACCCCACCCAGGTCCTGCCGCACACCGGCGCCCCGGGCGGCTTCGACCCGGCCGCGGCCACCAGCGTCATGCCGCACACCGGCGGGCCCCAGGGCGCCGACCCCACGGCCGTCATGCCCCCCGTGGGTCCCGGCCAGGGCCCGGACGACCCGCACCCCTGGCAGAGCCAGATGCGCGCCGCCCGCGACCGCAACGACCAGACGCAGGTGCAGCACCTGGACCCCAGCCAGGACCCGCTGCGCCGCCGTCCGCAGCGCCAGGTCGCCCGCCCTCAGCAGCAGCGACCGCCGCAGCCGCAGCCGTACGCCCCGCAGCACCAGCCGCAGCCGTACCCGCCGCAGCAGCAGTACGCGCCGCAGCACCAGCCCCAGCCCTACGCGCCGCAGCAGCCGCAGCCGTACGCGCCCCCCGCGCCCCAGCAGCCGCAGCCGCCCCAGCCCGAGCCGCCCCGGCAGCGCCGCCAGCGCGGCGCGAACCCGACGAAGATCCCGGGCCTCGGCTGCCTCAAGGGCTGCCTGGTCGTCCTCGTCATCCTGTTCGTCGCGAGCTGGCTGGTCTGGGAGCTGAGCCCGATCCAGGACTGGATCGGGACCACCAAGGGGTACTGGGACCAGCTCCAGGACGTCTGGAACAAGGTCTCGGAGTGGAGCTCGAAGATCAACGGATGA
- a CDS encoding FHA domain-containing protein, whose protein sequence is MQIRLTVLGPRGGQTEPGGRPAAACDVLVTAPAGTALAAVASGLAAAVAAGEGPAVLYAESERLDLQRCTLGEPPLVDGAVLCVGTPAEPGPELADAAAQLHVVAGPDAGGVHLLHGGQIRVGRSAQADVPLDDPDVSRLHCAVTLAPDGRVTVEDLGSTNGTAVDGRALTDRPVRLASGSLLRIGESVLRLTTGSGMGGVLDTAADGEGHVRVRVAGEGAVGGATVAGTGAVGGAWGTRAAEGSGAPGLPAAPGAHAAPASPGSPAPPASYDSPARPAASGDGVTQHAYGTAEWGASGGSGGAESPVVPRQGGAPEAERSRTGTPARGTPLPRGLRKRGGLSAWARRLTGGRGDETAREHGAYDEAYDGPEGPGAYEDWSDAGPLPESVPEVWPDAAALLLTALGPGTRLWERGPEHPEALAVRLGTVDRAAPGQSALLPAVPVTVSLRETGALGLAGPRERLAGLARSVLAQLAALHAPTDLEIVLISTDRARTPGERAAEWAWLGWLPHLRPAHGQDCRLLLAYDREQAAARTAELLRRLDEPETAAAGPGDAEPQEARGPAVSGPRTVVVVDGDPGSAALREAAVRLARDGGRAGIHVVCLAETAAASPASPVTETYEAACSVSPAFRACGAVALLSGDVATALRVLRAADGQPAGHGTVAVVDAVSAAWAQRFARALAPLRPDGTGGGHARVAAPLPQAARLLDELGLARATPASLMARWAAAGDDAGALGGRAWAVLGAGARGPVVVDLAADGPHLLVAGPPGSGRTELLRSVAASLAAAERPDRLGVVLVDGGVDGRDGGAAGGTGGGERPGEGLRACTDLPHVGTHLAANDPVRMREFAQSLTAELKRRAELLGRQGFAEWHTGRAVAGRIVAPRGAPDAEAGGTVGAAGAGDIEVPSSATLRLRPPGAVARPEPGPPLARLVVVVDDYDSLLAPALGSPGRPAAGSVVRALDAVARDGERLGVHLVAAVRGAERVAETEVGRRAGLRVTLDAPGGEVEDAAPGRGVLGGADGRVTAFQAGRVTGRIPRTATLRPTVVPLEWDRMGDPPTRRPVRELGNGPTDLALLASALDRAAREVSADQVPSLL, encoded by the coding sequence ATGCAGATCCGGCTGACCGTCCTCGGGCCGCGTGGCGGCCAGACCGAGCCGGGGGGACGCCCCGCGGCCGCCTGTGACGTGCTGGTCACCGCGCCCGCCGGGACGGCGCTCGCCGCCGTGGCCTCCGGCCTCGCCGCCGCCGTCGCCGCGGGCGAGGGACCCGCCGTCCTCTACGCGGAGTCGGAGCGGCTCGACCTCCAGCGCTGCACGCTCGGCGAGCCCCCGCTGGTCGACGGTGCGGTGCTGTGCGTGGGCACCCCCGCGGAGCCGGGCCCCGAGCTCGCGGACGCCGCCGCCCAGCTCCATGTCGTCGCCGGTCCGGACGCGGGCGGCGTGCACCTGCTGCACGGCGGCCAGATCCGCGTCGGCCGCTCCGCGCAGGCCGACGTGCCCCTGGACGACCCGGACGTGTCCCGGCTGCACTGCGCGGTCACGCTCGCCCCGGACGGCCGGGTCACGGTCGAGGACCTCGGCTCGACGAACGGCACGGCGGTGGACGGCCGCGCGCTCACCGACCGGCCGGTGCGGCTCGCCTCCGGCTCGCTCCTGCGCATCGGCGAGTCCGTGCTCCGCCTGACCACCGGCAGCGGCATGGGCGGCGTGCTCGACACCGCGGCGGACGGCGAGGGCCACGTGCGCGTGCGCGTCGCCGGGGAAGGTGCGGTGGGCGGCGCGACCGTGGCCGGCACGGGGGCCGTCGGGGGCGCGTGGGGCACCAGGGCCGCGGAGGGCTCCGGGGCGCCCGGCCTCCCGGCCGCGCCGGGTGCGCACGCCGCGCCCGCGTCCCCCGGCTCCCCGGCCCCGCCCGCTTCGTACGACTCCCCCGCCCGGCCCGCCGCCTCCGGGGACGGTGTGACGCAGCATGCCTATGGCACGGCCGAGTGGGGCGCTTCCGGAGGCAGCGGGGGCGCGGAGTCCCCCGTGGTGCCCCGGCAGGGCGGAGCGCCCGAGGCCGAGCGGAGCCGGACCGGCACCCCCGCGCGCGGGACGCCCCTGCCGCGCGGCCTGCGCAAGCGGGGCGGCCTCTCCGCCTGGGCCCGGCGGCTGACCGGCGGCCGCGGCGACGAGACGGCACGCGAGCACGGGGCGTACGACGAGGCGTACGACGGCCCGGAAGGCCCCGGGGCGTACGAGGACTGGAGCGACGCCGGGCCGCTCCCGGAGTCCGTGCCCGAGGTGTGGCCCGACGCGGCGGCGCTGCTCCTGACGGCGCTCGGGCCCGGGACGCGGCTGTGGGAGCGCGGGCCCGAGCACCCGGAAGCGCTCGCGGTGCGCCTCGGCACGGTCGACCGGGCGGCGCCCGGGCAGAGCGCGCTGCTGCCCGCCGTGCCGGTGACGGTGAGCCTCCGGGAGACGGGGGCGCTCGGTCTCGCCGGGCCGCGCGAGCGGCTCGCGGGCCTCGCCCGTTCGGTGCTCGCGCAGCTGGCCGCGCTGCACGCCCCCACGGACCTGGAGATCGTGCTGATCAGCACGGACCGCGCGCGGACGCCGGGCGAGCGGGCCGCGGAGTGGGCCTGGCTCGGCTGGCTGCCGCATCTGCGGCCCGCGCACGGCCAGGACTGCCGACTGCTGCTCGCGTACGACCGCGAGCAGGCGGCGGCGCGCACGGCCGAGCTGCTGCGCCGCCTGGACGAGCCGGAGACGGCCGCGGCGGGGCCCGGCGACGCGGAGCCGCAGGAGGCGCGGGGCCCGGCGGTGTCCGGGCCGCGCACGGTCGTGGTCGTCGACGGCGACCCCGGTTCCGCCGCGCTGCGGGAGGCCGCCGTGCGGCTCGCGCGGGACGGCGGCAGGGCCGGGATCCACGTCGTGTGCCTGGCCGAGACCGCCGCGGCCTCGCCCGCGTCGCCGGTGACGGAGACGTATGAGGCGGCGTGCTCGGTGTCGCCCGCCTTCCGCGCCTGCGGGGCGGTCGCGCTGCTCAGCGGTGACGTGGCGACGGCCCTGCGGGTGCTGCGCGCGGCAGACGGACAGCCCGCGGGGCACGGCACGGTCGCCGTGGTGGACGCCGTCTCCGCGGCCTGGGCGCAGCGCTTCGCGCGGGCGCTCGCCCCGCTGCGGCCGGACGGCACGGGCGGCGGGCACGCGCGCGTGGCGGCGCCGCTGCCGCAAGCCGCGCGGCTCCTGGACGAGTTGGGTCTCGCCCGGGCCACGCCCGCCTCCCTGATGGCGCGGTGGGCGGCCGCGGGGGACGACGCGGGTGCCCTCGGCGGGCGGGCCTGGGCGGTGCTCGGCGCGGGCGCGCGCGGGCCCGTCGTGGTGGACCTCGCCGCGGACGGCCCGCACCTGCTGGTGGCGGGGCCGCCCGGCAGCGGGCGCACGGAGCTGCTGCGGTCCGTCGCCGCGTCCCTCGCCGCCGCCGAGCGGCCCGACCGGCTCGGTGTCGTCCTCGTGGACGGCGGGGTCGACGGGCGGGACGGCGGCGCGGCGGGCGGCACCGGTGGCGGCGAGCGGCCCGGCGAAGGGCTGCGGGCCTGCACGGACCTCCCCCACGTCGGTACGCACCTGGCCGCCAACGACCCCGTGCGGATGCGGGAGTTCGCCCAGTCCCTCACCGCGGAGCTGAAGCGGCGCGCCGAGCTGCTCGGGCGGCAGGGGTTCGCCGAGTGGCACACGGGGCGGGCCGTGGCCGGGCGGATCGTGGCGCCTCGGGGAGCGCCGGACGCCGAGGCAGGCGGGACCGTCGGAGCCGCCGGGGCCGGGGACATCGAGGTGCCGAGCAGCGCGACGCTGCGGCTGCGGCCGCCCGGGGCCGTGGCGCGGCCCGAGCCGGGTCCGCCGCTCGCGCGGCTCGTCGTGGTCGTCGACGACTACGACTCCTTGCTCGCGCCCGCGCTCGGGTCGCCGGGGCGGCCCGCCGCCGGATCCGTCGTACGGGCCCTTGACGCGGTGGCGCGGGACGGGGAGCGGCTCGGGGTGCATCTGGTGGCCGCCGTGCGGGGTGCCGAGCGCGTGGCCGAGACGGAGGTGGGGCGGCGGGCCGGGCTCCGGGTCACGTTGGACGCGCCGGGCGGCGAGGTGGAGGACGCGGCGCCCGGGCGGGGGGTGTTGGGCGGTGCCGACGGTCGGGTGACCGCGTTCCAGGCGGGGCGGGTCACGGGACGCATCCCCCGTACGGCGACCCTGCGACCCACCGTGGTCCCCCTGGAGTGGGACCGCATGGGCGATCCCCCCACCCGCCGCCCCGTCCGCGAACTGGGCAACGGACCCACGGATCTGGCCCTCCTGGCCAGCGCCCTCGACCGCGCGGCCCGCGAGGTCTCGGCCGACCAGGTGCCGTCCCTGCTGTGA
- a CDS encoding ABC transporter substrate-binding protein has protein sequence MRSTLRTRTTGRAVAAIAVGALALGVTACGGDDDKDDDGNGKGGGKKEAAATVRLPELDGQKLSVSAVWGGAERKVFLRVLDEFEKRTGADVSFVPAQEPIISFLASKVAGGEPPDVAMLPQVGAVKQAVEKKWAKPLGAAAQKELDENYAQGWKDLGSVDGKQYGVYFKAANKSLVWYNTKVFENAGVEEPKTWDDFMKTAQTIYDSGVAPVSVGGAEAWTLTDWFENVYLSQAGPEKYDELAQHEIKWTDPSVKEALTTLGGLFGKKGFVAGGADGALQTEFPASVKQTFVGGDQPKAGMVFEGDMVSLSISETKAKVGTDAKVFPFPAVGDASPAVVGGDAAVALKDGEGAQALLTFLASPDAAKIWAEAGGFVSPNKNLDLAAYPNDVQRGIAKALIAAGDDIRFDMSDQAPPAFGGTPGKGEWKALQDFLKNPKNVAGTQRALEDAATKAYPKS, from the coding sequence ATGCGCAGCACTCTTCGGACACGGACGACCGGCAGGGCAGTGGCCGCCATCGCGGTGGGCGCCCTCGCGCTGGGTGTCACCGCGTGCGGCGGTGACGACGACAAGGACGACGACGGCAACGGCAAGGGCGGCGGCAAGAAGGAGGCCGCGGCCACCGTTCGACTGCCCGAGCTCGACGGGCAGAAGCTGTCGGTCTCGGCCGTGTGGGGCGGCGCGGAGCGCAAGGTGTTCCTCAGGGTCCTCGACGAGTTCGAGAAGCGGACGGGCGCCGACGTGTCGTTCGTGCCCGCGCAGGAGCCGATCATCAGCTTCCTGGCGTCGAAGGTGGCGGGCGGCGAGCCCCCGGACGTGGCGATGCTGCCCCAGGTCGGCGCGGTGAAGCAGGCCGTGGAGAAGAAGTGGGCCAAGCCGCTGGGCGCGGCGGCGCAGAAGGAGCTGGACGAGAACTACGCGCAGGGCTGGAAGGACCTGGGGTCCGTCGACGGCAAGCAGTACGGCGTGTACTTCAAGGCGGCCAACAAGTCGTTGGTCTGGTACAACACCAAGGTCTTCGAGAACGCGGGCGTCGAGGAGCCCAAGACCTGGGACGACTTCATGAAGACCGCCCAGACGATCTACGACTCGGGCGTCGCGCCCGTGTCCGTGGGGGGCGCCGAGGCCTGGACGCTCACCGACTGGTTCGAGAACGTCTACCTCTCGCAGGCGGGCCCCGAGAAGTACGACGAGCTCGCCCAGCACGAGATCAAGTGGACGGACCCTTCCGTCAAGGAGGCGCTGACGACGCTCGGCGGGCTCTTCGGGAAGAAGGGGTTCGTCGCCGGGGGCGCGGACGGCGCGCTGCAGACGGAGTTCCCGGCGTCGGTGAAGCAGACGTTCGTCGGCGGCGACCAGCCCAAGGCGGGCATGGTCTTCGAGGGCGACATGGTGTCCCTCTCGATCTCCGAGACGAAGGCGAAGGTCGGCACGGACGCGAAGGTGTTCCCGTTCCCGGCGGTCGGGGACGCGTCCCCCGCGGTCGTGGGCGGTGACGCCGCGGTCGCCCTGAAGGACGGCGAGGGCGCGCAGGCCCTGCTCACGTTCCTGGCCTCGCCGGACGCGGCGAAGATCTGGGCGGAGGCCGGCGGCTTCGTGTCGCCGAACAAGAACCTGGACCTGGCCGCGTACCCGAACGACGTGCAGCGCGGCATCGCCAAGGCGCTCATCGCGGCCGGTGACGACATCCGCTTCGACATGTCCGACCAGGCGCCCCCGGCCTTCGGCGGCACGCCCGGCAAGGGCGAGTGGAAGGCGCTCCAGGACTTCCTGAAGAACCCGAAGAACGTCGCGGGCACCCAGCGGGCGCTGGAGGACGCGGCGACCAAGGCGTACCCGAAGAGCTGA
- a CDS encoding carbohydrate ABC transporter permease, whose product MTGTRRTVAALFLLPALVLLGALVLYPIGFSVLRSFFDKGGDFAGIDNYETMFEDAGIRTAIKNTAVWVVCAPAVATALGLIFAVLTERVRWATAFKIVIFMPMAISMLAAGIIFRLVYEANPDRGVVNAVWVGVHDTFVESSHFPSGHLAARSPMKEAGGGAFVTREPVRAGQPVVLPLTGVPPNRMPDAAAAAKPAQADPGKVTGTAWQDFTRGKGRGEVNAPDAVELGYPGIEIEAVKDGEVVASTKAADDGTFALPKEADGALLRFPASNFREPYDGVNWLGPSLITPAVIGSYVWMWAGFAMVLIAAGLASVPRELLEAARVDGANEWQVFRRVTVPLLAPVLAVVLVTLMINVMKIFDLVFVIPPGSSKDEANVLAVQLYNSAFGDQNDGVASAIAVLLFLLVIPVMWFNMRRLRREAKR is encoded by the coding sequence GTGACCGGCACGCGCAGGACGGTGGCGGCCCTGTTCCTGCTGCCCGCCCTGGTGCTGCTCGGCGCGCTCGTGCTGTACCCGATCGGGTTCTCGGTCCTGCGCAGCTTCTTCGACAAGGGCGGCGACTTCGCGGGCATCGACAACTACGAGACGATGTTCGAGGACGCCGGGATCCGTACCGCCATCAAGAACACGGCGGTCTGGGTGGTGTGCGCGCCCGCCGTGGCGACGGCGCTCGGCCTGATCTTCGCCGTGCTCACCGAGCGGGTGCGCTGGGCCACGGCGTTCAAAATCGTGATCTTCATGCCGATGGCGATCTCGATGCTGGCGGCGGGGATCATCTTCCGGCTCGTGTACGAGGCGAACCCCGACCGCGGGGTCGTCAACGCCGTGTGGGTGGGCGTGCACGACACGTTCGTCGAGTCGTCGCACTTCCCGAGCGGGCACCTCGCCGCGAGGTCCCCGATGAAGGAGGCGGGCGGCGGCGCCTTCGTCACCCGTGAGCCCGTGCGCGCCGGGCAGCCGGTGGTCCTGCCGCTGACCGGCGTACCGCCCAACCGGATGCCCGACGCCGCCGCGGCGGCGAAGCCCGCGCAGGCCGACCCCGGCAAGGTCACCGGCACCGCCTGGCAGGACTTCACCCGCGGCAAGGGCCGCGGCGAGGTCAACGCGCCGGACGCCGTCGAGCTCGGCTACCCCGGCATCGAGATCGAGGCGGTCAAGGACGGCGAGGTCGTGGCCTCGACGAAGGCCGCCGACGACGGCACCTTCGCCCTGCCGAAGGAGGCCGACGGGGCGCTGCTGCGCTTCCCCGCGTCGAACTTCCGCGAGCCGTACGACGGCGTGAACTGGCTGGGCCCCTCGCTCATCACCCCCGCCGTCATCGGCAGCTACGTGTGGATGTGGGCCGGTTTCGCGATGGTGCTCATCGCGGCGGGCCTGGCGAGCGTGCCGCGCGAGCTCCTGGAGGCGGCGCGCGTGGACGGCGCCAACGAGTGGCAGGTGTTCCGCCGGGTCACGGTGCCGCTGCTCGCACCCGTCCTCGCGGTGGTCCTGGTCACGCTGATGATCAACGTGATGAAGATCTTCGACCTGGTCTTCGTGATCCCGCCGGGCTCCTCCAAGGACGAGGCGAACGTCCTCGCCGTCCAGCTCTACAACTCCGCCTTCGGGGACCAGAACGACGGCGTGGCGAGCGCGATCGCGGTGCTGCTCTTCCTGCTCGTGATCCCGGTGATGTGGTTCAACATGCGGCGGCTGCGGCGGGAGGCGAAGCGATGA
- a CDS encoding carbohydrate ABC transporter permease, whose protein sequence is MSAHTRAAARAGAKAGAGAGPVKARQSLGGRIAGLLGGTAVRVFLILVGLFWLVPTLGLLLGSLRTKEDMSETGWWKVFGAPSQLTFDNYSSLLKDETITDSILTSVSITVPATLLVVVIGSLAGYAFAWMEFPGRDWWFLGVVGLLVVPVQVALVPVSDLFGKVGIFETTTGVVLFHTAFGLPFAIFLLRNFFAEIPRELLEAARLDGAGELRLFVRVVMPLGAPAIASLGIFQFLWVWNDMLIALIFADAGSPPITVALQQQVRFFGDNVQILAPGAFISMVIPLAVFFAFQRQFVSGVMAGAVK, encoded by the coding sequence ATGAGCGCGCACACTCGGGCCGCCGCGAGGGCGGGCGCGAAGGCAGGCGCGGGGGCGGGCCCGGTGAAGGCCCGGCAGTCGCTCGGGGGGCGGATCGCCGGCCTGCTCGGCGGCACCGCGGTACGGGTCTTCCTCATCCTCGTCGGCCTGTTCTGGCTGGTGCCCACGCTCGGGCTGCTGCTCGGCTCGCTGCGCACCAAGGAGGACATGAGCGAGACCGGCTGGTGGAAGGTCTTCGGCGCGCCCTCGCAGCTGACCTTCGACAACTACTCCAGCCTCCTGAAGGACGAGACGATCACCGACTCGATCCTGACGAGCGTGTCCATCACCGTCCCGGCGACGCTGCTCGTCGTGGTGATCGGCTCGCTCGCCGGTTACGCGTTCGCGTGGATGGAGTTCCCGGGCCGCGACTGGTGGTTCCTCGGTGTCGTGGGGCTGCTTGTGGTGCCGGTGCAGGTGGCGCTCGTCCCGGTCTCCGACCTCTTCGGCAAGGTCGGGATCTTCGAGACGACGACGGGCGTGGTGCTCTTCCACACCGCCTTCGGGCTGCCCTTCGCGATCTTCCTCCTCCGGAACTTCTTCGCGGAGATCCCCCGTGAACTCCTTGAGGCCGCCCGTCTTGACGGCGCCGGTGAGCTGCGGCTCTTCGTCCGCGTGGTGATGCCGCTCGGCGCGCCCGCGATCGCCTCGCTCGGCATCTTCCAGTTCCTGTGGGTGTGGAACGACATGCTGATCGCGCTGATCTTCGCGGACGCGGGCAGCCCGCCGATCACGGTGGCGCTCCAGCAGCAAGTGCGGTTCTTCGGTGACAACGTGCAGATCCTCGCGCCCGGCGCGTTCATCTCGATGGTGATCCCGCTGGCCGTGTTCTTCGCGTTCCAGCGGCAGTTCGTCTCCGGCGTGATGGCGGGCGCCGTCAAGTGA